One genomic window of Candidatus Binataceae bacterium includes the following:
- a CDS encoding sulfotransferase produces the protein MLTNDQSPNPGLGRLPDFIAVGPARTGTTWLHGVLFQRASLPRGTKETRFFDSFYDKGIAWYRDYFTDCPAGRPVGEIAPTYFQKPEVRERIARHIPNCRVICTLRDPVERAYSTYRVFLREGETRLGFEDEVMLPDSRIRESNRYAFHLRGWRETFGADNVATFFYDDLEADEQAYVDSICDFLEVRRVDLSEVRQFLVHNSVRRAPRSVTVAGWAHSFRIWLKSQRADRVVNTFDRWGVWRMLNQGKREFPSLDAETAERMRRLFLPEVEELENLVGRDLTAWKTGQRDRPQRENGARPVTLVQDEI, from the coding sequence TTGCTCACAAACGATCAATCGCCCAATCCGGGCCTCGGGCGGCTGCCCGACTTCATCGCTGTCGGCCCGGCGCGCACCGGCACGACATGGCTTCACGGCGTGCTCTTTCAGCGCGCTTCGCTTCCGCGGGGCACCAAGGAAACGCGGTTTTTCGATTCCTTTTACGACAAGGGCATCGCATGGTACCGCGACTATTTCACCGACTGTCCGGCGGGCCGGCCGGTCGGCGAGATTGCGCCGACCTATTTCCAGAAACCCGAGGTTCGCGAGCGAATCGCGCGCCATATTCCGAACTGCCGCGTCATCTGCACGCTGCGCGACCCGGTCGAGCGCGCCTACTCGACCTATCGGGTGTTTCTGCGCGAGGGCGAGACCCGGCTCGGCTTCGAAGACGAGGTGATGCTGCCGGACTCGCGCATCCGCGAGAGCAATCGCTACGCGTTCCATCTGCGTGGATGGCGGGAGACGTTCGGTGCGGACAATGTAGCCACGTTTTTTTATGATGACCTCGAGGCCGACGAACAGGCGTACGTAGATTCGATTTGCGATTTTCTCGAGGTGCGGCGGGTCGACCTCTCCGAGGTCCGCCAATTCCTGGTGCATAATTCGGTGCGGCGCGCACCGCGCAGCGTCACGGTCGCCGGCTGGGCGCACAGTTTCAGGATTTGGCTCAAATCGCAGCGCGCGGATCGCGTCGTGAACACGTTCGACCGCTGGGGTGTGTGGCGGATGCTCAATCAAGGCAAGCGGGAATTCCCTTCCCTTGATGCGGAGACCGCGGAACGTATGCGAAGGCTCTTCCTGCCCGAGGTTGAAGAGTTGGAAAATCTCGTCGGCAGGGACCTGACGGCCTGGAAGACCGGGCAGCGCGATCGCCCTCAGCGCGAGAACGGAGCGCGCCCCGTAACGCTCGTCCAGGATGAGATCTAG